From Syngnathus typhle isolate RoL2023-S1 ecotype Sweden linkage group LG13, RoL_Styp_1.0, whole genome shotgun sequence, a single genomic window includes:
- the LOC133165355 gene encoding acyl-CoA-binding domain-containing protein 5-like isoform X1: protein MVRTLALTAVTMAQEDQHTLQAKFAAAVKVIRSLPKEGPFQMSDDMMLMFYSYYKQATMGPCSFTRPTGFWESHEKNKWNAWSSLGNMSKEEAMKIYVENIQLILETMPVSNEVSDLVQQLGNFYLEEEEDGGEDNESEPFTRPFAKQAELLSPTKPALEGYGDLWDDIQNFQEEERGMGFNGAEGVKCKDDGQYPPKAWSPEPRLRCSTRRSSSSVEASVSSLTHSSLNSDVEEEELAYAKEQSTCSPIYMNYNEQQTDAVKKNYHLADSDDEEFCDSMDHPAMEKILSTSQIRSGGATSALEKEQDLWFESSSDLKEEDYLLRVDSYSKETHTFLRDSQSPKTACSSQLWLPTSDNASHCTRPSTTSRGNVNEQIFTALLRLQDDMTDVLHRLHTLEELTVEQSRSSLARCADALPIARKFLTPSWWPFEYSPITMVMTALWPAIAYGLLQLYSRRKRRRIT, encoded by the exons g GCCCTTTCCAGATGTCGGATGACATGATGCTGATGTTTTATAGTTACTACAAGCAAGCCACCATGGGGCCTTGCAGCTTTACCAGACCAACAGGTTTCTGGGAGtcacatgaaaaaaacaaatg GAATGCATGGAGCTCTTTGGGAAACATGTCTAAAGAAGAAGCCATGAAGATTTATGTTGAAAACATCCAGctg ATTTTAGAGACAATGCCAGTCTCAAATGAAGTGTCTGACCTGGTGCAACAACTTGGCAACTTCTActtggaagaagaggaggatggaGGTGAAGACAATGAGAGTGAACCTTTCACAAGGCCTTTTGCAAAGCAAGCAG AGCTGCTCAGTCCAACGAAACCTGCATTGGAAG GCTATGGAGATCTGTGGGACGATATACAAAACTTTCAAGAAGAAGAACGTGGCATGGGTTTTAATGGAGCAGAGGGGGTTAAATGCAAGGATGATGGTCAATATCCCCCAAAAG CGTGGAGCCCTGAGCCCAGGCTGAGGTGTTCAACGAGGAGGTCGAGCAGCAGCGTGGAAGCGAGCGTGTCCTCGTTGACCCACAGCTCGCTCAATAGTGacgtggaggaggaagagctgGCCTACGctaaagaacaaagcacgtgcAGCCCCATCTACATGAACTATAATGAGCAACAAACTG ATGCTGTTAAGAAGAACTACCACTTGGCAGACTCTGATGATGAGGAATTTTGTGATTCAATGGATCATCCAGCCATGGAGAAG ATTCTGTCCACATCACAAATCCGGTCAGGTGGAGCAACATCTGCTTTGGAAAAGGAGCAAGATCTTTGGTTTGAGAGCTCCTCCGACCTTAAAGAAGAAGACTACTTACTCCGAGTTGATTCTTACAGTAAAGAGACTCACACATTTCTTAGAG ATTCTCAGTCACCAAAGACCGCCTGCAGCTCTCAACTATGGTTGCCTACCAGTGACAATGCGTCACACTGCACACGCCCCAGCACAACTTCTCGGGGGAACGTCAATGAGCAAATATTTACAGCTCTTTTGAGATTGCAGGATGACATGACTGATGTGCTACATAGGCTGCACACTTTAGAAGAACTCACCGTAGAGCAG TCAAGATCATCGTTAGCAAGGTGTGCAGATGCTCTACCTATAGCACGAAAG TTTTTGACACCATCTTGGTGGCCATTTGAGTATTCTCCAATTACAATGGTGATGACAGCACTTTGGCCTGCTATTGCATATGGTTTGCTCCAGCTATATTCACGACGAAAGAGACG gaGAATCACTTGA
- the LOC133165354 gene encoding ATP-dependent zinc metalloprotease YME1L1-like yields MLSLSTAVQPQVTVPLSHLLNVLNSLESSVGSSSTITKSTILNEQACQSDLHYSEPLWNLRDLGLSNLGTQQLNELAIRLLPHSNLQEAQAPVVGNRTNWRTSHLSTHSFFVNKHGFSRLRMPTPVYSRQRPSPLQLVCAELQHSSVWIQHRGFKTLRSKTKRLQSAIERPVESEGFPPSFMKGFLTRDKRIDVESLESLTKSGNIPDGQQDAFKRGFAEGFLKAQTLTQRTQDSLRRNRLILLVLLLVGLYGISKIPFISVRFRTTTGLDSSVDPVQLKNVTFEHVKGVEEAKNELQEVVEFLKNPQKFTTLGGKLPKGVLLIGPPGTGKTLLARAVAGEADVPFYYASGSEFDEMFVGVGASRIRNLFREAKANAPCVIFIDELDSVGGKRIESPMHPYSRQTINQLLAEMDGFKPNEGVIIIGATNFPEALDNALIRPGRFDMQVTVPKPDVKGRTEILNWYLRKIKVDPAIEAKIIARGTVGFSGADLENLVNQAALKAAVDGKDMVTLKELEFAKDKILMGPERRSAEIDKKNKIITAYHESGHAIVAYYTKDAMPINKATIMPRGPSLGHVSMLPENDRWNETRSQLLAQMDVSMGGRVAEEIIFGHEYITTGASSDFDSATKIAKMMVTRFGMCEKLGVMTYKSMTEQSPETQAAVEHEIRVLLRESYERAKALLKSHAKEHKNLADALLLYETLDAKEIQLVLEGKTLNTR; encoded by the exons ATGCTTTCTTTGTCAACGGCTGTTCAGCCACAG GTGACTGTTCCCCTGAGTCACCTCCTCAACGTTCTCAACTCTCTGGAAAGCTCAGTTGGATCCAGCAGCACCATCACCAAATCAACAATATTAAATGAACAGGCCTGTCAGTCAGATCTACATTACTCTGAG CCCCTGTGGAACCTACGAGACCTTGGTCTGTCTAACCTGGGAACACAGCAGTTGAATGAGTTGGCGATTAGGCTGTTACCACACTCAAATTTACAGGAAGCACAAGCCCCTGTAGTGGGTAATCGTACAAACTGGCGAACATCCCACCTTTCCACCCACTCTTTTTTTGTCAACAAGCATG GGTTTTCTCGTCTTCGAATGCCAACTCCGGTTTATTCCAGGCAGAGACCCTCTCCTCTTCAGTTAGTCTGCGCAGAACTGCAACACAGTTCAG TGTGGATCCAGCACAGAGGCTTTAAAACATTAAGGAGCAAAACCAAAAGACTGCAGTCAGCTATTGAACGCCCTGTGGAATCTGAAGGGTTCCCTCCATCTTTCATGAAG GGCTTCCTGACACGAGACAAGAGGATCGATGTGGAAAGTCTTGAAAGTCTAACAAAGAGCGGGAACATACCCGATGGACAGCAGGATGCTTTTAAAAGAGGCTTCGCTGAGGGGTTTCTGAAAGCCCAAACGCTGACGCAACGCACACAAG ACTCCCTCAGAAGGAATCGGCTCATCTTGTTGGTGTTGCTTCTTGTTGGGCTCTATGGCATCTCAAAGATTCCCTTCATATCAG TGCGGTTCCGAACCACAACAGGCCTGGACTCCTCAGTGGATCCTGTCCAACTGAAAAATGTAACATTTGAGCACGTCAAAGGCGTGGAGGAAGCAAAAAATGAGCTGCAGGAAGTGGTAGAGTTTCTGAAGAACCCCCAGAAGTTCACAACCCTGGGGGGGAAATTGCCTAAAG GTGTTCTCCTGATTGGCCCACCAGGGACCGGAAAGACTTTACTGGCCAGAGCGGTTGCTGGAGAAGCAGATGTTCCGTTCTACTATGCCTCTGGCTCAGAGTTTGATGAAATGTTTGTTGGAGTTGGGGCCAGCCGCATCAGGAATCTTTTCC GGGAAGCTAAAGCTAACGCTCCATGCGTTATCTTTATTGACGAATTGGACAGCGTGGGTGGAAAAAGGATTGAGTCTCCCATGCATCCTTATTCCAGACAGACCATCAATCAACTGCTTGCTGAGATGGATGG GTTCAAACCAAATGAAGGTGTTATCATTATCGGAGCCACCAACTTCCCAGAGGCTTTAGATAA CGCCCTCATCCGCCCGGGGCGATTTGACATGCAGGTGACTGTCCCCAAACCAGATGTGAAAGGACGAACAGAGATTCTCAATTGGTACCTCAGAAAGATTAAAGTGGATCCAG CCATTGAGGCAAAGATTATTGCAAGGGGGACTGTGGGATTCTCTGGCGCTGACTTGGAAAATCTGGTAAACCAGGCTGCACTGAAGGCTGCAGTAGATGGTAAAGACATGGTCACCTTGAAGGAGCTGGAGTTTGCCAAGGACAAAATCCTCATGG GCCCTGAAAGGAGGAGTGCGGAAATTGACAAGAAGAACAAGATCATCACCGCATACCATGAATCTGGCCATGCTATTGTAGCTTATTACACCAAAGACGCCATGCCCATTAACAAAGCCACTATCATGCCAAGGGGACCCAGTCTTGGACAC GTGTCAATGCTGCCAGAGAATGATCGCTGGAATGAGACACGCTCTCAGTTGCTGGCTCAGATGGATGTCAGCATGGGAGGTCGAGTCGCTGAGGAGATCATATTTGGTCATGAGTACATAACAACAg GAGCATCAAGTGACTTTGATAGCGCGACCAAGATTGCTAAGATGATGGTGACAAGATTTGGCATGTGTGAAAAG TTAGGTGTGATGACCTATAAGAGCATGACAGAGCAAAGTCCAGAGACTCAAGCAGCTGTGGAGCATGAAATCAGAGTTTTGCTGAGG gaGTCTTACGAGCGAGCCAAAGCCCTCCTGAAATCTCACGCCAAAGAGCACAAGAACCTTGCTGATGCGCTGCTCCTGTACGAGACATTGGATGCCAAAGAGATCCAACTGGTCTTGGAGGGAAAGACCCTGAACACCAGATGA
- the LOC133165355 gene encoding acyl-CoA-binding domain-containing protein 5-like isoform X2, protein MVRTLALTAVTMAQEDQHTLQAKFAAAVKVIRSLPKEGPFQMSDDMMLMFYSYYKQATMGPCSFTRPTGFWESHEKNKWNAWSSLGNMSKEEAMKIYVENIQLILETMPVSNEVSDLVQQLGNFYLEEEEDGGEDNESEPFTRPFAKQAELLSPTKPALEGYGDLWDDIQNFQEEERGMGFNGAEGVKCKDDGQYPPKAWSPEPRLRCSTRRSSSSVEASVSSLTHSSLNSDVEEEELAYAKEQSTCSPIYMNYNEQQTDAVKKNYHLADSDDEEFCDSMDHPAMEKILSTSQIRSGGATSALEKEQDLWFESSSDLKEEDYLLRVDSYSKETHTFLRDSQSPKTACSSQLWLPTSDNASHCTRPSTTSRGNVNEQIFTALLRLQDDMTDVLHRLHTLEELTVEQSRSSLARCADALPIARKFLTPSWWPFEYSPITMVMTALWPAIAYGLLQLYSRRKRR, encoded by the exons g GCCCTTTCCAGATGTCGGATGACATGATGCTGATGTTTTATAGTTACTACAAGCAAGCCACCATGGGGCCTTGCAGCTTTACCAGACCAACAGGTTTCTGGGAGtcacatgaaaaaaacaaatg GAATGCATGGAGCTCTTTGGGAAACATGTCTAAAGAAGAAGCCATGAAGATTTATGTTGAAAACATCCAGctg ATTTTAGAGACAATGCCAGTCTCAAATGAAGTGTCTGACCTGGTGCAACAACTTGGCAACTTCTActtggaagaagaggaggatggaGGTGAAGACAATGAGAGTGAACCTTTCACAAGGCCTTTTGCAAAGCAAGCAG AGCTGCTCAGTCCAACGAAACCTGCATTGGAAG GCTATGGAGATCTGTGGGACGATATACAAAACTTTCAAGAAGAAGAACGTGGCATGGGTTTTAATGGAGCAGAGGGGGTTAAATGCAAGGATGATGGTCAATATCCCCCAAAAG CGTGGAGCCCTGAGCCCAGGCTGAGGTGTTCAACGAGGAGGTCGAGCAGCAGCGTGGAAGCGAGCGTGTCCTCGTTGACCCACAGCTCGCTCAATAGTGacgtggaggaggaagagctgGCCTACGctaaagaacaaagcacgtgcAGCCCCATCTACATGAACTATAATGAGCAACAAACTG ATGCTGTTAAGAAGAACTACCACTTGGCAGACTCTGATGATGAGGAATTTTGTGATTCAATGGATCATCCAGCCATGGAGAAG ATTCTGTCCACATCACAAATCCGGTCAGGTGGAGCAACATCTGCTTTGGAAAAGGAGCAAGATCTTTGGTTTGAGAGCTCCTCCGACCTTAAAGAAGAAGACTACTTACTCCGAGTTGATTCTTACAGTAAAGAGACTCACACATTTCTTAGAG ATTCTCAGTCACCAAAGACCGCCTGCAGCTCTCAACTATGGTTGCCTACCAGTGACAATGCGTCACACTGCACACGCCCCAGCACAACTTCTCGGGGGAACGTCAATGAGCAAATATTTACAGCTCTTTTGAGATTGCAGGATGACATGACTGATGTGCTACATAGGCTGCACACTTTAGAAGAACTCACCGTAGAGCAG TCAAGATCATCGTTAGCAAGGTGTGCAGATGCTCTACCTATAGCACGAAAG TTTTTGACACCATCTTGGTGGCCATTTGAGTATTCTCCAATTACAATGGTGATGACAGCACTTTGGCCTGCTATTGCATATGGTTTGCTCCAGCTATATTCACGACGAAAGAGACGGTAA
- the LOC133165357 gene encoding ras-related protein Rab-18-like, with the protein MDEDVLTTLKLLIIGESGVGKSSLLLRFTEDTFDPEQSATIGVDFKVKTLSIDGNKAKLAIWDTAGQERFRTLTPSYYRGAQGVILVYDVTKRDTFTKLENWLNELETYTTRNDIVKMLVGNKIDQDDHEVDRNEGLKFARKHSMLFIEASAKTKDGVQCAFEELVEKILQTPGLWESESQGQTLQLGNQEQGGGRACGAYCSIP; encoded by the exons ATGGATGAAGACGTACTGACAACTCTGAAACTGCTGATAATAGGCGAAAGTGGAGTGGGGAAGTCTAG CCTTCTCCTGAGATTCACAGAAGACACATTTGACCCAGAGCAGTCAGCGACAATAG GTGTGGATTTCAAAGTGAAAACATTATCAATCGATGGAAACAAAGCAAAACTCGCCATATGG GACACAGCTGGACAAGAAAGGTTTCGTACGCTAACACCCAGCTACTATCGCGGTGCCCAGGGAGTTATACTTG TATATGATGTTACAAAGCGTGACACCTTCACAAAGCTGGAAAACTGGTTGAATGAATTGGAAACCTACACCACTCGCAATGATATTGTAAAAATGCTTGTTGGCAACAAGATTGATCAG GATGACCACGAAGTGGACAGAAATGAAGGCCTAAAGTTTGCGAGAAAACACTCGATGCTTTTCATCG aggcAAGTGCAAAGACCAAAGACGGCGTACAGTGTGCCTTTGAGGAGCTTGTAGAGAAGATCCTCCAAACTCCGGGCCTTTGGGAGAGCGAAAGCCAGGGCCAGACACTGCAACTGGGTAATCAAGAGCAAGGCGGTGGCAGGGCATGCGGGGCATACTGCTCCATACcttga